One genomic segment of Ricinus communis isolate WT05 ecotype wild-type chromosome 5, ASM1957865v1, whole genome shotgun sequence includes these proteins:
- the LOC8283274 gene encoding peptidyl-prolyl cis-trans isomerase CYP40 isoform X2, producing MGRPRCFLDISIGGELEGRIVIELYNDVVPKTAENFRALCTGEKGIGPNTGVPLHYKGCPFHRIIKGFMVQGGDISAGDGTGGESIYGLKFEDENFELKHERKGMLSMANAGPNTNGSQFFITTTRTSHLDGKHVVFGKVVKGMGVVRSIEHVTTGEGDYPAVDVLIADCGEIPEGADDGISNFFKDGDIFPDWPADLSDSPNELSWWMDAVDSIKGFGNESYKACKLKLGDLKGALLDTDFAMREGDNNVKALFRQGQAHMLLNDIDAAVESFKKALQLEPNDAGIKKELAAARKKINDRRDQERKQYQKMFQ from the exons atgggGAGGCCAAGGTGTTTCTTGGACATAAGCATAGGAGGAGAACTAGAAGGTAGGATTGTGATTGAGCTATACAACGACGTCGTTCCTAAAACTGCTGAAAATTTTAGAGCTCTTTGTACTGGCGAGAAAGGCATTGGTCCTAATACTGGCGTCCCTCTCCATTACAAG GGATGTCCATTTCATCGTATTATCAAAGGTTTCATGGTGCAAGGTGGGGACATATCTGCGGGAGATGGTACTGGGGGCGAATCTATTTACGGATTGAAATTTGAGGATGAGAATTTCGAgctgaaacatgaaagaaaaggcATGTTATCCATGGCCAACGCTGGTCCTAATACAAATGGGTCACAGTTCTTCATTACCACAACTCGTACATCTCATTTGGATGGGAAACATGTTGTGTTTGGGAAGGTTGTTAAAGGAATGGGTGTTGTTCGTTCAATTGAGCATGTTACGACTGGTGAAGGCGATTATCCTGCTGTTGATGTTTTAATCGCAGACTGTGGGGAGATTCCTGAGGGGGCGGATGATGGCATCTCCAATTTTTTCAAAGATGGTGATATATTTCCTGATTGGCCGGCTGACCTTAGTGATAGTCCTAATGAACTTTCTTGGTGGATGGATGCTGTCGATTCCATTAAGGGTTTTGGAAATGAAAGCTATAAG GCTTGCAAGTTAAAATTGGGGGATCTAAAAGGAGCTTTATTGGACACAGACTTTGCAATGCGTGAAGGAGATAATAATGTGAAGGCTTTATTTCGTCAGGGACAG GCACATATGCTTCTTAACGACATTGATGCTGCTGTTGAAAGCTTTAAGAAGGCATTGCAGTTGGAGCCAAATGATG CTGGAATTAAAAAGGAGCTTGCAGCTGCTAGGAAGAAG ATTAATGATAGACGTGATCAGGAGAGAAAGCAATATCAGAAGATGTTCCAATAG
- the LOC8283275 gene encoding armadillo repeat-containing protein 6 — translation MGPPNKNARTISQEAFDELVKENMEELGMDPTEALEDAMQTLNLQGVDLSGIVTCVPGESNASDNPVMQCLGRLKEIDSISIDPISSCDYISEIGELFDKLIGLSTEASANVAIGVKNGGIQLVCSICSKIPNQFKAVLVVGLKALALFLYDVQSTETFRSSGGATILAGILKNGNENIDILDSGFSVVAAAATGNEILKESFMELKVDELILQALNGQHKGSIQNLYDAIRVLLTPDDDRVVASQVYGYARRFAKIGIAGALVESIHGGLTSPSLVSACIALKAVAVNDEICKSIAERGGIDAILQCIDDSGEQGNKTVARTCCSLLSKLAGSDSIKSVIVEKGGMDRLIRLAARFSDDPSVLQEVMAVITVLCLRSPDNASCAIEAGAGDLAVQAMQKFPSAPQLQRNSCFMIRNLVVRNPENRTLLLSHGIENIIRKAKASHETCKDAATDALRDLGLDNYNL, via the exons ATGGGCCCACCAAATAAGAATGCCCGTACAATCTCACAAGAAGCATTCGATGAActtgtaaaagaaaacatgGAGGAGTTAGGCATGGACCCAACAGAAGCACTTGAAGACGCAATGCAAACCCTTAATCTCCAAGGCGTAGATCTTTCGGGTATTGTAACTTGCGTTCCCGGTGAAAGTAATGCTAGTGACAACCCAGTTATGCAGTGTTTGGGCCGATTAAAAGAAATCGATTCCATATCAATAGACCCAATCAGTAGTTGTGATTATATTAGTGAGATTGGTGAGTTGTTTGATAAGTTAATTGGATTGTCCACTGAAGCGTCTGCAAATGTAGCTATTGGTGTTAAAAATGGTGGTATTCAATTGGTTTGTTCTATTTGTTCTAAGATACCAAATCAATTCAAGGCTGTTCTTGTTGTGGGTTTGAAGGCTCTCgctttatttctttatg ATGTCCAAAGTACGGAGACATTTCGTTCTAGTGGAGGAGCAACGATTTTGGCTGGTATCTTAAAGAatggaaatgaaaatataGACATTTTAGATAGTGGTTTTAGTGTCGTTGCTGCAGCTGCAACTGGCAATGAGATTCTGAAAGAGTCATTTATGGAATTGAAAGTTGATGAGCTTATTTTGCAAGCACTAAATGGACAGCATAAGGGCAgcattcaaaatttatatgacGCCATACGTGTTCTATTAACACCTGATGATGATCGTGTTGTGGCTTCCCAA GTTTATGGTTATGCGCGGAGGTTTGCAAAGATTGGAATTGCAGGAGCTCTTGTGGAATCAATACATGGAGGGCTTACCTCACCTAGTCTAGTTTCAGCATGCATTGCTTTAAAGGCTGTTGCTGTCAAT GATGAAATATGTAAATCCATTGCTGAAAGAGGCGGTATTGATGCAATTCTCCAATGTATAGATGACAGTGGGGAACAAGGCAACAAAACAGTAGCAAGAACGTGTTGTTCATTGTTATCGAAG TTGGCAGGAAGTGATTCAATTAAGAGTGTTATTGTAGAAAAAGGGGGTATGGACAGGCTAATCCGACTTGCAGCCAGATTTTCGGATGACCCTTCTGTCCTGCAAGAG GTTATGGCAGTCATTACAGTACTCTGCTTAAGATCCCCAGATAATGCATCATGTGCCATTGAAGCTGGAGCTGGAGACCTTGCTGTCCAAGCCATGCAGAAGTTTCCTTCTGCACCACAATTGCAACGGAACTCCTGCTTCATGATACGAAATCTTGTAGTCAGGAACCCTGAGAATAG AACGCTCTTGCTCAGCCATGGCATTGAGAATATTATAAGGAAAGCAAAAGCAAGTCATGAAACCTGCAAGGATGCTGCTACTGATGCTCTGAGGGATCTGGGCCTGGATAACTACAACTTATAA
- the LOC8283274 gene encoding peptidyl-prolyl cis-trans isomerase CYP40 isoform X1 yields MGRPRCFLDISIGGELEGRIVIELYNDVVPKTAENFRALCTGEKGIGPNTGVPLHYKGCPFHRIIKGFMVQGGDISAGDGTGGESIYGLKFEDENFELKHERKGMLSMANAGPNTNGSQFFITTTRTSHLDGKHVVFGKVVKGMGVVRSIEHVTTGEGDYPAVDVLIADCGEIPEGADDGISNFFKDGDIFPDWPADLSDSPNELSWWMDAVDSIKGFGNESYKKLDFKMALRKYRKALRYLDICWEKDGIDEEKSSSLRKTKSQIFTNSAACKLKLGDLKGALLDTDFAMREGDNNVKALFRQGQAHMLLNDIDAAVESFKKALQLEPNDAGIKKELAAARKKINDRRDQERKQYQKMFQ; encoded by the exons atgggGAGGCCAAGGTGTTTCTTGGACATAAGCATAGGAGGAGAACTAGAAGGTAGGATTGTGATTGAGCTATACAACGACGTCGTTCCTAAAACTGCTGAAAATTTTAGAGCTCTTTGTACTGGCGAGAAAGGCATTGGTCCTAATACTGGCGTCCCTCTCCATTACAAG GGATGTCCATTTCATCGTATTATCAAAGGTTTCATGGTGCAAGGTGGGGACATATCTGCGGGAGATGGTACTGGGGGCGAATCTATTTACGGATTGAAATTTGAGGATGAGAATTTCGAgctgaaacatgaaagaaaaggcATGTTATCCATGGCCAACGCTGGTCCTAATACAAATGGGTCACAGTTCTTCATTACCACAACTCGTACATCTCATTTGGATGGGAAACATGTTGTGTTTGGGAAGGTTGTTAAAGGAATGGGTGTTGTTCGTTCAATTGAGCATGTTACGACTGGTGAAGGCGATTATCCTGCTGTTGATGTTTTAATCGCAGACTGTGGGGAGATTCCTGAGGGGGCGGATGATGGCATCTCCAATTTTTTCAAAGATGGTGATATATTTCCTGATTGGCCGGCTGACCTTAGTGATAGTCCTAATGAACTTTCTTGGTGGATGGATGCTGTCGATTCCATTAAGGGTTTTGGAAATGAAAGCTATAAG AAACTAGACTTCAAGATGGCTCTTAGAAAATATCGCAAGGCATTGCGCTATTTAGATATCTGCTGGGAGAAAGATGGGATCGATGAAG AGAAGAGCTCATCTCTGAGAAAGACAAAGTCACAGATTTTCACCAACAGCGCT GCTTGCAAGTTAAAATTGGGGGATCTAAAAGGAGCTTTATTGGACACAGACTTTGCAATGCGTGAAGGAGATAATAATGTGAAGGCTTTATTTCGTCAGGGACAG GCACATATGCTTCTTAACGACATTGATGCTGCTGTTGAAAGCTTTAAGAAGGCATTGCAGTTGGAGCCAAATGATG CTGGAATTAAAAAGGAGCTTGCAGCTGCTAGGAAGAAG ATTAATGATAGACGTGATCAGGAGAGAAAGCAATATCAGAAGATGTTCCAATAG